One Canis lupus dingo isolate Sandy chromosome 3, ASM325472v2, whole genome shotgun sequence DNA window includes the following coding sequences:
- the RBPJ gene encoding recombining binding protein suppressor of hairless isoform X6 has translation MRNYLKERGDQTVLILHAKVAQKSYGNEKRFFCPPPCVYLMGSGWKKKKEQMERDGCSEQESQPCAFIGIGNSDQEMQQLNLEGKNYCTAKTLYISDSDKRKHFMLSVKMFYGNSDDIGVFLSKRIKVISKPSKKKQSLKNADLCIASGTKVALFNRLRSQTVSTRYLHVEGGNFHASSQQWGAFYIHLLDDDESEGEEFTVRDGYIHYGQTVKLVCSVTGMALPRLIIRKVDKQTALLDADDPVSQLHKCAFYLKDTERMYLCLSQERIIQFQATPCPKEPNKEMINDGASWTIISTDKAEYTFYEGMGPVLAPVTPVPVVESLQLNGGGDVAMLELTGQNFTPNLRVWFGDVEAETMYRCGESMLCVVPDISAFREGWRWVRQPVQVPVTLVRNDGIIYSTSLTFTYTPEPGPRPHCSAAGAILRANSSQVPPNESNTNSEGSYTNVSTNSTSVTSSAATVVS, from the exons GTTTTTTTGCCCTCCTCCTTGTGTGTATCTTATGGGCAgtggatggaagaaaaaaaaagaacaaatggaacgGGATGGTTGTTCTGAACAAGAGTCTCAACCATGTGCATTTATTGGAATAGGAAATAGTGACCAAGAAATGCAGCAGCTGAACTTGGAAGGAAAG AACTATTGCACAGCCAAAACATTGTACATATCTGATTCAGACAAAAGAAAGCACTTCATGTTGTCTGTAAAGATGTTCTACGGCAACAGCGATGACATTGGTGTGTTCCTCAGCAAGCGGATAAAAGTCATTTCCAAACCTTCCAAAAAGAAGCAGTCATTGAAAAATGCTGACT TATGCATTGCCTCAGGAACAAAGGTGGCTCTGTTTAATCGACTTCGATCCCAGACAGTTAGTACCAGATACTTACATGTAGAAGGAGGTAATTTCCATGCCAGTTCTCAGCAATGGGGAGCATTTTATATTCATCTCT TGGATGATGATGAATCAGAAGGAGAAGAGTTCACAGTTCGCGATGGCTACATCCACTATGGACAAACAGTCAAACTTGTGTGTTCTGTTACTGGCATGGCACTCCCAAGATTG ATAATTAGGAAGGTTGATAAGCAGACCGCATTACTGGATGCAGATGATCCTGTGTCACAACTCCATAAATGTGCATTTTACCTTAAGGATACAGAAAGAATGTACTTGTGCCTTTCTCAAGAAAGAATAATCCAGTTTCAG GCCACTCCATGCCCAAAAGAACCAAATAAAGAGATGATAAATGATGGAGCTTCCTGGACAATCATTAGTACGGATAAGGCGGAGTATACGTTTTATGAGGGGATGGGCCCTGTCCTTGCCCCCGTCACCCCTGTGCCTGTCGTAGAAAGTCTTCAG TTGAATGGCGGTGGGGACGTAGCAATGCTTGAACTTACAGGACAGAATTTCACTCCAAATTTACGGGTGTGGTTTGGAGATGTAGAAGCTGAAACTATGTACAG ATGTGGCGAGAGCATGCTCTGTGTTGTCCCAGACATTTCTGCATTCCGAGAAGGTTGGAGATGGGTCCGGCAGCCAGTCCAGGTTCCAGTAACTTTGGTCCGTAACGATGGGATCATTTATTCTACCAGCCTTACCTTTACCTACACACCAGAACCGGGGCCTCGGCCACACTGCAGCGCAGCAGGAGCAATCCTCCGAGCCAATTCCAGCCAAGTGCCCCCTAATGAATCAAACACAAACAGCGAGGGAAGTTACACAAACGTCAGCACAAATTCAACCAGTGTCACATCCTCTGCAGCAACAGTGGTGTCCTAA